Within the Centropristis striata isolate RG_2023a ecotype Rhode Island chromosome 23, C.striata_1.0, whole genome shotgun sequence genome, the region TGGGAGCCAAAAAGAACGAGCTGTAATTATACAGTATGTTAtataaatgtctgtgttgttctaGGGGAACGATGACGTctacctgtgtgtgaatgatgGAGGCAGGGTAACCATCAGTCCTGCATCTGTCTCTGGACGAACACAACCTGAGCTGACAACAgaggtaaacacacactgatcaacatcaacacatggctgtGTGTTTTAACTGACAGTTGGtgcaaaccaaggttattatagttaaagaaaactaacaaagtaacgaaaactagaattgaaaaaacattttcgtttaactgaaataaaaataaaaacgagaattaaaaaaaaagataactaactgaaactgtgttttgtggttacaaaactaactaaaattatagtgaaaatgtccttcgtttttgtctttgtcaagttttttcatacgtaaacctttttggttaatatgaaatctatttcatctatctggaaataaaggaaacatttattgtgaccttattgaatctggcaaccaacaaataccccattacaaaaaaactaaaacttacattaaaactaatcaaaactaaactaaaattaagcattccccccccaaaaaaaactaattcaaactagcaaactcactctaaaaactcactaaaactaaacttaattaaaactaaaactaatgaaaaatccaaaaccattACAACCATGGTGCTGTCCCGTGTGTCTCCAGGAGGATCTGTGGGGTCTGGCGTGGAGGTTGGCTGACGGGGTCATCCAGTGTCGTTTCCATAGAAACATCGTCCTTCCTGAGGCGCAGGGCAGGTTCAACTTAAACCAGAGCTACTTCCTGTTTCTTGCACATGGTAGAGCTGACCAGGGTAAGACAGCAGTCACTGATGATGTATTTGCATGACAGGTTTTTAGGTCTTCTGTTGTCTTTGGCCAAGAaacatattaattatttataatttaataaatttaataataatataatataataatttataaatataataatttatttatttatttagtcaaaGGTTTCTCCTCCACAGGTGTAATCTACAAACACCATCGCCAACCATTGATCTCCACCTATCAGAAGGTAATCACTGGACACCCAGAGGATCTACTCGGCTCCCGCTCCCCCTTGCTGATCAAACTCCATGGTTGGTTCACAAACATTTACTGATATATGGATCTATAGTCTCTGTATTTTAACCTGTTATTGTTCAAAGACCTCTTTGGTGGTTGTGgtcagtggatgtttagggggagatagcaggtcaacaataaatgtcatagaagaggttgacatcatctgaaagctgtgaacctgaagattaatttgagatgcagctcagcactgtgtgtcaagttgttctggtcaaaaatatctaataaaaatgacttaatgaattaattatttatgtattgaagCCTATCatggtgaataaagggtcataacatttggggacgctttctaaagtccagtccaggttcaactgtgtcccataagttgttgcagcaatttttgggttgataccatttgctacatacatttggtgctcaataatgcaattttattcatatcgcgaatggataaaaatggtcagagaacatgaacatgaagaaaactgggctcattgaatccacaagagtctcagctttccactgatacactgaaacgccttccttttacactgaaacaccttgtttttacactaaaatatcaacatttcggttgtgtgtataaaagcatttcagttgtgtttgtgaaagcatttcacttgtaagtgtgtgaggtttttactctagtgtgaatgtgttttgttttatacgtgtgtgtgtgtgtgtgtgtgtgtgtgtgtgtgtgtatggtatATCTGAATGATGTCCCTGGTGGCCCCTCATATATCTGGCCTGGGGTTCCTAATTGTGTGAGGGTTGGTCTGGGGGACAGCCTGGTAGAGCAGAGGCTGGTTTCCAAGGAGAGGTGGGACTGAGGCAGACTGAGGCCTCCAGGTGAGCCTGATGGCTCCGTCTGACTGGAAGATCCACTGcagggaaaggaaaggaaagtggTGGGAGCCTGGAGAGCTCAACATGGaggaaaaaacagtaaaaaaattagGAAACAGAAACTTTCTCACAATTCTCAAACAGTACAAAAATGGGCCAGAGCTGTATCCCAAATGAGGTAATCCAGCAGAGTGTAGGTGGCTTGATTGCTGATGAGCAGCAGGAGTGCAGGTTGAGTGATACTATGTTCACCAAGTATGTGCTGCattttaggctacgtttacatgatgacggtctgaacagaagacgcaaaagtggcgtcgcgtcttcactttttattcctcgtttagacgagcgttttcaggaggaaatctgctgcatacggtgacgcaaaagtgtgtgaaattggattgtatgcagccaggcggcatcacttaaagccataagagcatctttaggcatgtggaagttttcacaccacttatttccatcagctactccttccacaaagttctccaccatcactagatctcccaggtctcgtccaaagccgtctggcttgCCTCcaaccaattggtgcatccaaaatgtgatagaggtaattccagatccttctctgttcactaatactatctgtacatatcctgtacatttggtggaaagactcctgtaagtttattagagctgccagagcagcttgaagatCCGACGCATGggaataatcccacgtttgtttattttcctgtactggagcatgtatgtgacgtaaacacatacgtaatgccagcagatcagatcagagttttgtgtcttgtcagtgtagacgacacgctacggcggagcagatttaacttttccactctggagggtggtttcagatttttgcgtttttaagccccaaaaacgccgtcacggactaaacgaaaggcacttccgataaaatattttgttgtttttacccacaatcgtcctcgtgtaaacagggCCTTAGTCTGCTCAAAGCAAAGTCTGGGACTTTACATCTCATTCTAGTAAAGAACTTTGTTCTCTGGTCTTGGTTTGTACTACAGTGTAGTAGTAGTGCTTCTCTGTCTCCACTTAACTCTCTTTATTAAATTAGAAAGATGTTGACCCCAAATATTCACAAACCATTTCACAGTAGCTGTGGTCTGTCCTCTCAGGTGTGTTGATGCTGACTGTGTGGATGTGGATGGTGAGCACAGCCATCTTCATCACTCGCTTCTACAAACAGTCTTTCTTGCTGGGACAAAGGCTGTGGTTTCAGGTGAGAGCACCACTATACGGGGTCTGTCAGAATGGAAATAAATCCTTACAAACATGGGATATGCTATATTAATACAATTCATATTGTCATATGATGTTCACAAAGAAGTTAAATCTGTCTGCTTGTCTTTACCTTTGATGGACCAACAGTGATCCAGTCTTCAAGTGTTTGATGAAGACTTTCTCTATCTTCTTCTCTTTGTAGCTCCATCGGACCATCATGGTCTTGGCTGTGGTCCTAACTGGTGTGGCTTTCAGCCTGCCTTTCATATACAGGAAGGGATGGAGTaaggtaagtgtgtgtgtgtgtgtgtgtgtgtgtgtaccaccTCCATGACCTGGCCCTTCAtccgtctttctttctttctttctttctttcctcttctgAACGAGCCGCAGTTAAGAAGTCggagcggcacagtcctcctgcagcagtctctcccagctgcagagccagaggggatgttaaccccttagcctCCAGTCttcaaattgctaataggctaacagttagctctgtagcagtaaagtgtgtatgtgctaacaggctaacagttagctctgtagcagtacagtgtgtatgtgctaacaggctaacagttagctctgtagcagtacagtgtgtatgtgctgctgctgcaggaggtgttcacttagcgatctctgtttgtttacaacaagcaccagacactctgtgcatagTAAgagatgccggttaattcacgatcacgatgtttatgattattggagacgctgtgcataattagccatgcagctttgtttatgatcagctgcggACGTTGCACGGCCACATTTAGGCTGGGATTGGAGAGATACAAACGTTTGATGAATCACACATGAACCCTGTTGTAAGATGatatatacgctcagatctgcgctgctTTTTAcgttcgtttgataaatgagggccgtAGTTGTGCTGTGCTGTTGTGCGTAGTCATACAATATCACTGTGCTAATTCGAGGCACAGTTACACTACCCAGTCCCAAGGATGGAATGACTTATATGGCAAACAGTGAAGGTAGAACAAAGTTTGTTCCTGGTGCCGTCCTTGCTGTAGTGTGTCCAGATGCAGACTGGGAAAAAAACTAGTCCCTCTTTGCAGCATTAGCAGGTAGTGCTAACTTGCTTCTCCCACTTCTGTTGCTTTTAAGTTGGCTGGCAGACATTGTCTTCTATCCTCTGGTGTCTTTCATAATTGTTGGCAAGCCACACAGCTGAGCTTGCTGCTTGCAGCAGAGCTGTTTCCTACCATGTGGGATATCCAGGAGAAAGGACAGTGGGATGATTTTTTTAACCTGGGCACCCTGCAGTGACAAAGGTTATACTGGTTATTCTAAGTAGTCTGGATAATAGATGTCAAGGAATGTTCCCTTTGTTGGAGAAAAATCTAACAATCTAACAGCTGCTCGCTTCAAACAGCACGCTACTCAACGTTTACACCAATGTGGCAAAATACAAGTGGATTGCACTTAAAACTCAGTCACTCAATTATTATAAACTGTTTTTGGCAGCTTCTGTAGATTACCTTTTGGCCATGAGTGAGAAGCTAATCTTTTCTTCAgttgataaaatgttatttctCTTGAGGAACATTTTCCTGTCATTCAGCTTCTTTTGCTGCAAACTAACTTGGCTAACACTAtaatgttaatgtgtgtttttctcaagcgtcactgtgtgtgtgtgtgtgtgtgtgtgagtgactcaGCTGTGTTAGTCACATGCTGTGCTGTGATTTAATTACAATCCTCAGTCTGACTCACCATAGAGGCCAAACTCTAAGGATCAAACCAACAGCATCTTTCTGCAGGGTTTTCCCCCGGCTGAAATACTTAATAATAAAGGTGACGGGTGTGTGTTAATTATGGAGGTCTATagatacatctaaaaaaatttgaatattgtgaaataGTTCAATTTCTTTATGTATTGTCTCAAATATGATTTAGTTATCGTTATATCAACCCTCTGGAGTACATGAAagcgtgtgtttttttgtaatttctttgtgttttttatctgttttttgtaatttctttgtgtttttttatgtgttttttgtatttttattgtgtttgttatgtacacataatacatatattgtatatacattCATTCTACAGcatataaattataataacacatatcatttatctatagaaatatactacatacatataaatataccatgttactacggtgatatacaatttttaattttacgccctatttccaatgtaatttgacagtgttttactgtaatttctacaaatgttttttacagtgcagcagctTGAGTAAATGTGTTTTGCTGTTGAACTATTTAAATCACTGCAGCTCTGCTCCCTccatattatctttattattccCTTCTTCACAGTGTGCAGGCTCACACCCTTACATAGGCTGCACCGTCATGGCTCTGTCTGTCATTCAGGTAATTATGGGATTTGTCAGACCAGCCCTGGAGTCCCCCAGGTAAGACCTCCAACTAGGTTTTAATAACTCCATGACTAATTCATCACTGTCTCCAATATGTggattttatcattatttcgTCCCTTGAGAAACCAGTTCTTCTGTCTCAACGTCTGCAGGAGGATCGTCTTCAGGTGGATGCACCTCAGTACAGGCACTGTTTGCCAGATACTCGCTGGTAAGAAGGATTATCACAGTTTATGTATCACAGTAtactattatatttttttgggaGACACTGCTTGTGATTGCTGCAGAGAATGCCCATGGTGtacaacatgggtctcaaactgtatcagtatcaaaatgaccaaaaaagacacaaaattactaaaaaaaatgacataaaattactaaaaaaagacacaaaatgaacaaaatagatacaaaatgacacaaaaaagacacaaaataacagaaaaaaacaaaattacttaaaaaagaaacaaaataacaaaaaaagacacagaattaccaaaaaagacacaaaagtattaaaaaagacataaaatgaccaaaaaaagacacaaaacgactgaaaaaacactaaattacttaaaaaaagagactaaattatttttttttaaaagacacaaaacgactgaaaaaaaacactaaattatttaaaaaaaaagatacaaaatgaccaaaaaaatacataaaattatcaaaaaaagacacaaaattaccaaaaatgtacttaaagggaccttccacacacggtaaagtgccattcatttaaaactcacattaaactttcatatcaaggtgggggccacaaaatatcatcacgagggccacaattggcccgcgggccgcgagtttgagacccatgacctagatacttataacttggcaccacctctatgtccaccccacaggtattcactggcttcAAGAGATCATAGATTTCtgcttgaacctgcagaaatctatgatcatttccttagtctttgaggtgttcagtaggagatagttcttgtgactccagtcactgaaggcatTTATCAGATCAGCttttattcagattcctgtccattcctgatacacgccacaatagcagtatcatctgagtacttctggatgtggcaggactcagagttgtatttgaagtccgctgtgtacagtgtgaacaggagtggagccaggacagtgccttgtggagcccctgtgctgctcattaatgtcccagaaacacagttcccctactttttatttgttttgtcaaaaaaaaaaggctggtgactttgaagagagcataaagAACTGTATGACAGCaaggtagtgcaataaaaatctTCTAAATATAGAATGAAATTACACTGCACAATGTATGcaatgaagcttcgtgaaccatttgctttattttttgaccccactagatggcagtcttggctttaaaaataaaaaggctcTTGCAATGGCAATTGGGGGTGTTTTCAGACTTTTGTTGAATAaaaagcgccatctagtggactaagaaaatatagaaaatggttcatgaagcttcgttatCACTTCACTAGTGTATTCCATGATATTAACTgatcctctctccctcccagtGGCTTGTGTGTTCTTGGGGACGGCCCAGCAGGCGTTGCTGATACCCAGACAACGGTCTGTTGCGTTGCTGACTGGATGGTTGCTGTGGATCGTGCTGGCAAACTTGCTGCTACTTATTCATTCCTCCAGACTTTGGAGTAGAGGTACGACAGCTAATGTTGGTGTATATGTTAGAATCAAAAATCAAGTCCAAATAAAAATGGCTGACTGCATGTATATAACTGCATTTTGGCAAAGTTTATaccataatttgaatttaattcacttactttttccatcatcactttgaatatttaatggatgtgttcaatgaagacataatatttcatattataaTTGTTGTGTCGTATTAGATTAAGCATGTTCTGTTTGTCTATACATGAGACTTAGATGCAAATAAGATTGTGTTTTATgataaattaatgcagaaaactaggaaatttcaaagggttcacatgcttttttcttgccactgtacactgtaaacaaaacaaacaataactacTCAATAAAACTGAGGCAACAGTTTGCAcgcaatgttatttatttattattattattatctaactacgttacaagttgagttaataacaacttaacaggaagtgtaaagtgtcaattaaaaacggactgattctattgtgttggattcattcaaaattctcttgatttagaattacatacacataaagatgatatttaatgtgatcaaaataaatagattctatctcaaacatttttatattaaagttacttaaacaactgcctcaaaataaaggacgcatttatatttaatacattttatcaaatatattaggtaaaattaaatgactacagaataatttattacagtgtagatagTGCAGCAGTATGATCCCTGCCATGTGTTTGTCAAATACAACCATGTCACCAGCGCCCTCATCAATATACACTTTTAATTTTCTCTCCTGTTCGATGTGGATTAATTCCTGTCTGGAGTAAACCGTTGGTATGACTTGTTTGTTTCAATTAGCAGTGAGTGCTGCTGcctgaaatgagaaaataaatggtTTTGCTCCCACGCATTatgactaaaactaaaaagtattctgtgtgtgtgtgtgtgtgtgtgtgtgtgtgtgtgtgagtgaatgtgaCAGCTAAATGGCTTGGAAATGTCACATCTCTGTACTctatattttaatgattttatgaaCTCCACCATCATTTAAAAGGGCAGCagaggtaaaaatgtgttttttccactgTGCCGTGATGTACTAATGCACAGGTTCTCTGCATTACAATGTTCCTGAAATAGattaattaatacaaaaaatttGTGCTGTTTGGTATGTTTGCATATCTGACTAAATATTCCATATGTATCCACAGATAACAGCAACAGTGAAGACAAAGAGAAGATTTTATTTGCCCAGTTAGAGAGAAATCATGGAGAGGTAAGACTTAACCACACTTTCTACTTTTGCTTGCTTTGTtcaattcattattattatattattattattgttattatataattattattattattatcatcattattgttattattcatatataattattatcattattatgatcattattattattatcatcattattaatattattatcattatcatcatcattattattattattatcaccattattataattattaatattatcatcattattattatcattatcaatattatcatcatcattattactattatcactattattattattatcaacattattattattattattatcactatcattattattaataatattatcattatcatcattattattaaaattatgtttattatcattattaaaattattttattatcattattattaataattttatcatcatcattgttattattattataatgataattattattattgttattaattgtattattattattattattactaacagtattattattatcatcactattattattattattattattattattattaacattattattattattattattatcttacatatcttctttttattgattcttattttgtttcagAGATCCATTTTCAAGAGGGTTGTGTTCGTGGTGTTCTTCGTGGGGAACACAGGGTTCCTGGCTGCATTTATAAAAGCTATTGCAAGTGTATAATTAtcacaaattattaaatatgATAATCTCTCCTAATTCTTGTATTTAGTATATATTTCTGTTAAGAGACGTCGAGAATCAAAAATACCTCTTCACTGTTTCTGTGTTACACTAGCAAGAAACATTAGCATTacctacaaaatacaatctTGCACTTTACGAATACATAATAATTACATGATGGTTGTTTTTGCATACAAGCAATCTAATCAAAGGCAGAGCACGcccatgaacacacacaaatcaaGCCAACATTCTTCATTTAGATCTTTTATTGTTGCGCTAATCTCTTCAATGTTTGCACAAGTAAATACAAAGTAAGAAGCCCCTGCATTTCCAGTCATAAAGAGCCAAAGAAGCCCCCAAAGATCCATGTCAGATACTCGTCACAGAATTTTTTACACAGCAAGCAATCTTGAGATTCGTAAGCTATAATTTAACAATGAAGCATACAAACATGACATGTAAAACAAAGCTGTTTAAGGTCAGTTGAGTCAAGAAAGTAACAAGCTCTTAACTTTTTCAGAGTAGCTGGAAATATCAAGGCTTTGTCAATAATGATAAACATCTCTTTATTAAAGTCATCAAATACCAGTGTTTATCTTTAAGAAAAtcccttttaaaaatatattgtat harbors:
- the frrs1b gene encoding putative ferric-chelate reductase 1; its protein translation is MWGSYFLLAVLTGSVDLVLGFSNGKVSIACGDMVPQHGHQPRPEPPPYSITVDTPTFSPHDNITVTLQVASSKHSFFKGFLIEARDAGNMQQHSAAVGVFILTDPQESQLLQCSHTQGSGVSHRRSTKKTHIQVLWQSPENPPQKVQFLVTVVHEYKVYWVRIAGPVVSLRGATAVPSTVPVKTTESSALSTPFSSVGCGLSKSCLRDPVGCDPESDPHCFFLSFSTDEEGQSVVFEHSGPADGYLSFALSLDKWMGNDDVYLCVNDGGRVTISPASVSGRTQPELTTEEDLWGLAWRLADGVIQCRFHRNIVLPEAQGRFNLNQSYFLFLAHGRADQGVIYKHHRQPLISTYQKVITGHPEDLLGSRSPLLIKLHGVLMLTVWMWMVSTAIFITRFYKQSFLLGQRLWFQLHRTIMVLAVVLTGVAFSLPFIYRKGWSKCAGSHPYIGCTVMALSVIQVIMGFVRPALESPRRIVFRWMHLSTGTVCQILAVACVFLGTAQQALLIPRQRSVALLTGWLLWIVLANLLLLIHSSRLWSRDNSNSEDKEKILFAQLERNHGERSIFKRVVFVVFFVGNTGFLAAFIKAIASV